TTTGACTACAGAACTCCCCTTTTAAGTTATTTCTATCAACACCATAAAGAACTTGTGTTCTCTCCACAGAACTCATTTGGAGAAGCACTATACTAGACATTTCTCTCAATGAGAAGGTCAACCCAGTAATCCCAACCCTTTGAGCAAGAGCTTTCAAGCAGCTAGAAATCTCCCTAACAATAATCTTTCAGTCTAAATTTTCCCCATCTTGTCCACAAGAACATAGTTAAACTCTCAACTTACTGATATTCAGAACATTGTCCTCCAAGTCAAATAATCTACCACCTTACCTTGATCATTCATACTATCCATTATTGTCATTAACTTCTTTAGCCTGGCCATTGACTCTTGTTCATTTCCTTTGCTCATAAAATCTGTTCCGAAACCAGGGATCATCCCCTAAAAGatatattaaacataaaatcaataaTAGCTTGAGATTAATTGTTCAGAATGTTCACATTTAACTAATGGCTTTAATGTTAATACTAAGTTTTAAAAGTATCTATTTTTacccaaatattaaaataattaaagcaagTGTATTTGTTCttagaaattttaacaaaaacaaaagaggtgagaaaaaaactttttagtaTAACTAACCAAGATCTGACTGAAGGGGCCCATTTTCATGATATTTTGAAATTGTTCATACATGTCTCGCAACGTAAACTGACctgaaatacaatataaatgatGCAGATATATTAGAGAATGAACATTTCCAGTCAATAAAACCTAATGATTTCCCTTAATCATGGGCTCATCTTGAAGCACACTTATAAAATATccaatcaataaatattcactgagcagtTACTACACACAAGATCACAGGATGAATACAGTGGAGACAGATAGATCCTATCCTAGAGAAGCTCATATTCTATCAGAGAAAATGGACATAAATACAGGAAACGTGAAAACAAAGGAGACAAACTATACCTACTAGGATAACTGAAATTAGTAAGTCTGACAACaccaaaagttaaagagaatgtAGAACAAACagaactctcatatactgctgaTGAGAAttgtaaaatgggcaaaagcaCTTTAGAAGATTATGTGGAGTTTCTTACACAGCTTAGCTGTCCATGAACTGGAAAATGGATAGACTCTGAATGAAATACTACTCTCAGCAATAAAAGAACaggctatgggcttccctggtggcacagtggttaagaatccacctgccaattcaggggacacgggttcaagccctggtccaggaagatcccacatgccgtggagcaactaagcccaagcaccacaactactgagcctgcgctctagagcctgcgagccacaactactgagcccacgggccacaactactgaagcccaggcctgtagagcccatgctctgcaacaagagaagccagcgcaatgagaagcccatgcactgtaacgaagagtagccccctctcaccacaactagagaaagcccgtgtgtagtaacgaagacccaatgcagccaaaaataaataaaataaattaaaaaaaaaaaaaaaagaacaggctaCAGGTGAGTACAACCACCTGGATGAATATCAAAAGTATTATGCTGAGTCACAGAAACCATGTGGGAAAAAAAGATACACTCTAGGATTCCTATAATATGAAGTATTTACTAGGAAGGGGAATAAGCAAACTTTCTAGAGTATTTCCTGATGGAGTGTAGATTATTGTGCATTTGTCAAAGTTGATTGGATGATATTCTTAGAATCTGAGCATTTCATCATTATGTAAATTCAgttaaggagaaaaacagaaagaacaagacaaaggagaaagatgattttctatttttgtccAAAGATATAAACAAAAATGGTGTTTGGTTTTAGGCATTCTGAATTTTAAGTAGCAGTACAAtatcttaaaagaaatgttatagCCGGCAgctagaaatgcaaaataaaacagtggTAGAGAAGATTAAGGctaaaatacatattatacaGAAATGACAACTGAAGCTATGATAAATATAAGAAATCCACTGTCATGGAACCCAAGTGAAGAGTCTGAAAATATAAAAGGCAGATAAAACTGTTAAGTACTGGGAGCCAAGAGGAAAGACAAAGGTCACTACATTTGGAAATCAGGAGGCCCTTGGTGATAACAGAAATGAGTAGAATGTTAGAAGCAGAAGCAAAATGCAGAGATATAAAGAGAGATCTAGGAGTCAGAAAGCAGACTGACGAGGAATATATTACCCAGTTTAGTGTGGTAGTAGCAGGGGGAAAGAATCAGGCAATAAAGgatagattcattcattcaacaaatatttactaaagacTTACTAAGTGCCAGAAACTGTACTAGGTACTGTGAACATAAAAGAGGAAGAACACAGCTATGAAACCTACCTTCACTTTCCAGCAGGGAAGACAGACATCAAATCATTGTGATGACTCATACAGCAATTACAGGATCCAATGGAAACATACAGTAGGGGGTTCTAACTTAGTCTAAGGATAAGGTAGAATGTCCCTGAAGCACATTTAAGGAAAGACTTGAAGTATTAGTAGGAGTTAGCCGGTTTGGCTGGGATAAAGAAGGACAGAAGTAGGAAGAAGAGAGGATAACTACCTAACAGGCAAAGGGACCAGCAAGGGCAAAGGCAGAGACAGCAGCGTACATGTGAGAAACTGATAGAAATTCAGCATGACTAGCACACGGAATGCTAAAAACAATAGTGTCAAAACATGACTCGGAAGATGTGGGTTAGATAGTGGAGTCATTCAAAACTACTCTAAGGgaaatgggaagccactgaaagattttaagaaaGGTAATAGGATCAAATTTGCATGTCTGAAAGATCATTTCGGCTGAAGTATAAAAAACTGATCCAAGGGGAAGAGTCCAAAAAACTGGAATATCTGTTAAAAGACTTAGAATAAACAATCTAGATAAGAGATGAACTTGCATAGTTGCTGGGAAGTAGGGGATGGAATGGAGATAATTAGGAGGTAGAATCACTAGGACTAATGACTAATCGGAAAAGGACTGGGCAGAGTGAGGAAGAGATGAGTTGATGACAACATCCGAATTTCTGACTTTGGCAACAAGACAAATGATGTTAAATTCATAGATGATAACATTGGGGTGGGAGGTTAGGATGGGAAGACAAGGATAAACTGAACTAAATGTCTAAGGAAGATCTAAGCATCTAAACATACAGATATGAGTCTGAAGCTCCAGAGAAAGAAGATGGCCTAGAATGATCCCTGGAAAACATCAACATTTGAGAAGTAAAGGCATAGGCACCTGACAAGATGAATGAGAAGGAGCAAAGAGGCAGGATAGTACGTGGCCATGGAAATTAAGAGTAATACCattttgagaaaaacagaaatggtcAATAATATGTTAAATGCTTCTGGACATTGACGAGGGATTGAactcgcaccccctgcagtggcagcgtggagtcttaaccactggaccaccagggtagtccgaggttaagtaatttgaaaAAGTCACATGTTAGATTAAAAAACTTGAGCTCTTAATCACATTTCAATAGGAGTTGACTTCAATGTGGAGTAAAGAAAACATGTGTGGGTatttaatctcattcttttaaatttctttttatatgttttattacatataaatataaaatttataagtaaacaaacaaatcagaAGAGAGTATTCTAATGTACTTTTAACATGTTTTACTCCAAGGAACCCAATGAAAGCTTCAATTTTAATCAATGCAATTtgattacaagaaagaaaataaaaacactccaTTCTACAATTGCTTAGATGCCTGagatttaaaatgatttatatataaatctaaaaCAGTAAACATTTGAAGAATTGACTTTAATGGATGTATCATTTCAAACAAATTACAGCTTTATCAAAAGAAATCAGGTAAGTCATCTGAGATCAAATGCTTTTTGCTACTCATATACCATGTTTCAACTTCTCTATAAGTGCTTCATTGTCATCCAACTTCAACTCGTTGACTTTATCTATCAGTCCTTCAATGTCACCCATACCTATAAGacccaaaaaagtaaaattaataactAATAGTGTATCTGTTTTACATTATGCAAAATGCATGCACATACATAATAAGCCTGTGAGATAGGCACTTCACAGGTGAAAAATTGAAGCTGGAGACGTTAAGTGACAAAGCAGGAACTGCAGCCCAGGGTTTAAATCCAAATTCCATGCTCTCAAACACCTGGAGACATTATGAAAGTTTTGCTGCCATTATCACTGCTATTACTACAACCACATGCTTCTGTATTGAGCTCTAAAACTTCTCCAAGGAACTTTCCATCTAATAGCTCATTTTACCACTCTAACTACAGGAAGCAGATAACCACCATCCTTAGTTTGCAGGTAAAGAAGATAAATcatagaagaaaattattttcctgagcTAGTTAGCGAGAGGGCAGAACTAAAATCCTAATCTGTCCTAAAAATTCATACTATTTCTTGAAGGTTTTTCTATATCCCCACCACTGTACACACCAAGAAGTTTGCTGATGAAAGGCTGTGTTTTGAAAGGTTCAAAGTCATCTATATGTTCCCCTGTACCAATGAAAATAATTGGACTTTTTGTGGCAGCAActctgcaaagaaaaagaaaacacaaaataacctcaaaaaggaaaacaaatttctagAAGATTTTAAAGGTAATTAGACAAAGGTACATAGCTCAAGTTTCTTTTCACTAGCTAAAGGAGAACTGTATCAGAGGTACTCCAAAATTCTGTTTCTATTTAAACTTCTTTTACAGACCATACTATGTCCACCattggaatatattttaaatgattaataagaaagccataaatacacacacacacacacacacacacacacacacacacacacacacacacacactaagccCAAGACACGGGACAATAACATCAATGATACTTACGCACTGAGTGCACCACCTCCTTTTGCATGACCATCAAGTTTTGTCACTATTACTGAGGCTACATCTACTTTATCTTTAAAAGCCTTAGCCTGGGCTTCACAAGCCTGCCCAATGGACGCATCCATCACATAAACAATGTTATCGGGTTgctagaaaatttaaatagaaaagatatatatttttactgaCCTTAAGCAAATTTCATCATTAGaagctataaaaaatatttattataattattcaatCAATCAGTATTTACTGAGGGAGTACTATGTATTGGGCACCATTTATGTCCTCAGTCAAAGAGATGAATAAGAAAATCCTTATCCTTGTGGAACCTACATTCTAATCACtggagacaaataaaaaaataggcaaataaacatttcagatgtacaacaattAAAATGGAACAGAGAAAATCAGTTCTGAGGTGTGAGAGGTTTCTTTCtgtagggtggtcagggaagacctgtctggaggtaacatttgagctgaggcctgaataaagaggaaaaagttaAGCAATGATCTAGAGGAATCACACTCTAGACAAATGCAATAGCAAcagtaaatcagagaaaaaaagtagaagagtgtgcgctgaaagcaaaataaataaaggacagATGAGGATATTCCCCTTAGGTCTGCTCACCTAGGTCAAAATAATGGCAcagctaaacaaaacaaaacaatgtattAGTATTAATCATTAACCAAAGAATTACTGCCAACACCTCAATGGCAAAACATGGGTTCATAATATGTGCTATAGATTACCTATAAACCACTTCTTCCCAAGTTATTTCCATCACAATTTTAAAGAGACACTAaatgattattaatatttttaaatgcttcattttaaaaatctttcaaaattcaCCTAAGGCAaatgtttttaagttaatttaaataatttacagaaAGGAAATTCAACAGCTATTAAaggttctcatttttttttgcttgttactTTTTCTTATACATACTAATAAGATGATTAAgtgagaaaggaaatatttcaatACTCATGAAAATTTCATATTAATGTACAGAAGATTAAGTCCTTATCATACAGACAAAggagcccaaaataaaaatatattacttggAATCTTTCTtacagacaaaaaataatttatatggtTCATAAACTCAATCAggatttataattaatttaaccAAAGTCTTAATAATGTTGATAAATTAAGCTACTTACTATAGCATTAGCAACTTGAAGCATTTCTTCAAACAAAGAGTCTTCTTGTTTATGGCGGCCACTTGTATCAacaataataatttcaaaattttcatttttgaatttctCCACTCCTTCAGAGGCAATGATGACAGGATCCATTTCTGTATAGCTATTTAACATGGAAAAATGACTTAGCAGCAAAACTTCCAAATACGAAAAATTTAGAAACTGTTAGTGCACCCTTAATCTACTCTGGAAAAGTCATAATGATCACAATTTCAATTTAGAAGTATAAAATCTAATAAGTATTAAATATAACAACCCACTTCTAGAGCAGCATGAAGCAGTAATCAGTTTTCCAATTACAAAATcctgtatgattcttttttttaaataaatttatttaaaaacaataaatagcccccatatttatttatttattattggctgtgttgggtctcggttgctgtgcgcaggctttctctagttgcagtgagcgggggctactcttcgttttggtgcgcgggcttctcattgtggtggcttctcttgttgtggagcacgggctctaggcacgcaggcttcagtagttgtggcacacgggcttcagcagttgtggcgcacgggcttagttgttccatggcatgtgggatcttcccggaccagggctcgaaaccatgtcccctactttggcaggcagattcttaaacactgcgccaccagggaagcctgaaatcCTGTATGATTCTGCTGTGTATCTTTTCTGAATGAGCTGTGGAtccctcaattttttttacattttctttaataactGAACTTGTATTACATAGTGTTTTAAACATGCTTTTCCACTTAACACCCTTTTATAAGCaatgttttaaacatctttattggagtataattgctttacaatgttgtgttatttactgctgtatagcaaagtgaatcagctatacgtatacatatatccccatataccctccttcttgcgtctccctcccaccctccctatcccaccaatctaggtggtcacaaaacatagagctgatctccctgtgctatgcagctgcttcccactagctatctattttacatttggtagtgtatatatgtcaacgccaccctctcactttgtcccagcttacccttcccccgcccgtgtcctcaagtccattctctacgtcttcatctttactcctgtcctgcccctaggtccatcagaacctttttttttctttttagattccatgtatctgtgttagcatacggtatgtttttctcttctgagttacctcactctgtatgacagactctaggtccatccacctcactacaaataactcaatttcatttctttttaaggctgagtaacattccattgtatatatgtgccacatcttctttatccattcatttgtagttggacacttaggttgcttccatgtcctggctactgtaaacagtgctacaatgaacacgggtacatgtgtctttttgaattatggttttctcagggtatatgcccagtagtgggattgatgggtcatatggtggttctacttttatatctttaaggaacctccatactgttctccatagtggatgtatcaatttacattcccaccaagagtgcaggagggttcccttttttccactccctctccagcactgattgtttatagatttt
The genomic region above belongs to Phocoena phocoena chromosome 2, mPhoPho1.1, whole genome shotgun sequence and contains:
- the SRP54 gene encoding signal recognition particle subunit SRP54 isoform X3 translates to MVLADLGRKITSALRSLSNATIINEEVLNAMLKEVCTALLEADVNIKLVKQLRENVKSAIDLEEMASGLNKRKMIQHAVFKELVKLVDPGVKAWTPTKGKQNVIMFVGLQGSGKTTTCSKLAYYYQRKGWKTCLICADTFRAGAFDQLKQNATKARIPFYGSYTEMDPVIIASEGVEKFKNENFEIIIVDTSGRHKQEDSLFEEMLQVANAIQPDNIVYVMDASIGQACEAQAKAFKDKVDVASVIVTKLDGHAKGGGALSAVAATKSPIIFIGTGEHIDDFEPFKTQPFISKLLGMGDIEGLIDKVNELKLDDNEALIEKLKHGQFTLRDMYEQFQNIMKMGPFSQILGMIPGFGTDFMSKGNEQESMARLKKLMTIMDSMNDQGGDMSKNVSQSQMAKLNQQMAKMMDPRVLHHMGGMAGLQSMMRQFQQGAAGNMKGMMGFNNM